The Candidatus Latescibacterota bacterium genomic interval ACGATGAGACGAAGAAGAGTATTACAGCGTCCGCGACACCACCGGAAGTCAAGGCTATGCTTGGCAGGGAAGAGGAGAAAAGGAAAAGACATTCGACCAGTCTTATCTTCCTTATCGTCTATCTTCTTTCTCTGGGGATAGGTTTTCATCTCGGCACGGTGATGGTATACGGCGGAATCTTCTTCATGATGCTGATGGTCAGGGAGAAGACTTTCAGCAATTTCGAGCTTATCGTATTTACATTCGGATTTGCGGTCATTGTGGCTGATATGACACTTCACAAGCAATCCAACCTGACTATCATCGGGTTGGTCATCCTGGTGATACTTGTCCTGTGGACGGTGATGTCGAAGGGCAGATTCGCTCTTATCGCTTCGCTCCTCTTTTTTCTGGGAATATCGGTACACCTTTTCCTTTTGATTCGATCACATATGAACCCCGAACTCGATATGGTCGATCCAGAGACCTGGAGGGCGCTGTACGCGCATCTTCGCAGAGAGCAGTACCCACCGATGAATGTCTTTGTCCGAAAGGCTTCGCCTCTGTGGCAGACAGGACAGTTTCTCCGGTACTTTGTCGACCAGTTCCGCATTTTAGGTGATGTCAAGGCTGGTCCCCTGAATATCGGAGTCCTTTCGGTCGTTATTCCAACGGCCCTCGGCCTGTACGGGATAGGGGTCAATTACCTGCGAGAGCGGAAAACCTGGGTATTGAATTTTACGAATCTTGCAGTACACACGATCGGGATGATAATCCTGCTCAACTTCAGCGATCATGAACCGAGAGAGAGAGATTATTTCTACGGTCCCGGATTCTATTTCTTTTCATTGTTCATCGGGATAGGTGCCAGCTCGATGCTCCTGATGCTGGCCGGATATCTCCGCGAATCGGGAAGAAAGATTGCTCGAGTGGTCATCCCCGTTGGCTTGATACTGATAGTCTTTTCGATACTTCCCGCCCGGGTCCACTGGTTCAGTCACGACAGGTCGGACAACTGGCTGGCGAGAGACTACGCATATAATATGCTGACAGGCTGTGAACCGGACGCGATTCTTATAACAAACGGCGATAATGATACCTATCCTCTATGGTACATACAGACTGTCGAGGGCTACAGACGTGACGTAAAAGTAGTGAACAGGATGCTTCTCAATACCTCATGGTACGTCAAGCAGCTGAAGGATCAGGAGCCGGGTGTTCCGATAGATCTGACCGATATCGAGATCGAGAGGCTCCGGCCGGTGAGAGATTCGAGAAACGGCAATATCATCTGGACATACACACGAGTGCTTGACCATATTGTCAGGACGACGAACTGGAAGAGACCGATATATTTCGGGGTGACCGTTCCCAAGGAAGTCTGGGAGATGTATTCAGACTATCTGGAGATGCAGGGCATGGTGAGGAGGCTTGTCGCGAAGAAGGGCCGCTACATGGTGAATGATTACCAGATGGCAAGGAATATGAGAGATATATTCGAGTACAGGGGGGTTCTGACCGAGGACGGCAAAACCGAGACTTCTCTGTATAAATCGATAGACGTAACGACGATGTACCAGAACTATTCGGTCGCCACCATGCAGCTCGCTTTTAATGCAGGGAGAAAAAAGGAATATCCTGAAGCCATAGATTGGGCGGAGAGGTCGTTCGCGATCAGCCCGGCTTTCGACTGGGGCCGGAAGGAACTGGGTATCTACTATATGCACAACAGGCAATACGACAAGGCAATCGAGTATTTCAAATCTCAACAGGTACGCGATCCGGACAATTGTGATTTTCATCTCGGTGTGGCTGCTGTCTATGAGACCATGGGAGACTTGGATTCCGCGCTGGATGTCCTTGCTCTCTCATCCGATGTGGCGATCGCATGCAGGGATATCTACACTCACGGCTTCAATATTGCCGCCAGGCTGGGTAGAAGGACAGAGGCGAAGGAATTTGTGAAGAAGTGGGTGGACCTGCATCCCGAAGACAGGGAGATGGCAAACTTCTACGCTGATATTGACCGGATACTGGACGAAGAGTCCGCCAGAAGGGATTCTACTGATTCTGGTGTGGAAGAAATTCCTCCAGCCGGACAAAGTCGTTAGGAAGAATATGTCGGAGAAGATCCTCAACAGATACCTTGGCCTGATGGTTTTCCTGGTCAGCGCCGTCGTATATATAATGACGATGGGTGGCACGGTCTCTTTCTGGGACAGCGGGGAATTCATTGCGACATCCTATATTCTTGGGATACCCCACTCTCCTGGCACACCGTTATACGTGCTTGTCGGCAGGGTTTTTTCCCTGCTTCCTTTAGGTATTTCTGTTGCCCAGAAAGTGAATCTGCTCTCAGCCGTTTCCGCCGCTCTTGGTGTCCTGATGGCTTACATCTCGATTGTGTATGTCGTTCGATTCATGTTCGGGAAAGCCACCACCGTGGCAGGCAGGATCGCAAGGTATGCCGGTCCTCTGGCAGGTTCGATGTTTCTCACATTCAGTGATACATATTGGACCGATGCTTCGGAAGCGGAAGTGTATGCTCTGAGTTCATTTGTGATAGGTCTCTGCACAGTATTGGCCCTGAGATGGCTCAAGAACCCGGCCGGAGAACTAGGTGAAGATGTCCGTAAATCTATCCTGGAAAAGACCGAAGGCGCAAGGGGAGATGTACTTGTCGAAAAAGCTGAGGGGGCAAAAAAGAAAGACTCGAGAAACCTGGTCCTTCTTATCATCTATCTTCTTTCTCTCGGTATTGGATTCCATCTGGGAACGATCCTCGTATTCGGTGGAATTTTTATCATGTTTCTTATGGTCAGGAAAAAGTCATTCAGCAACTTCGAACTGATTGCGTTTACATTCGGCTTTGCAGTTATAGTTGCCGACATGACCATGCACAGGCAGTCCACTTTCACGATAATCGGATTGGCTGTTTTCGCCATACTGATAATCTGGATGACAATGTCGGAGGGTAACTTTGTCCTGACGGCGACTGCCCTGTTTGTCCTCGGCATATCCGTTCACCTGTTCCTCTATATACGGTCGGGGCTCGATCCAGCGATCGATGAGGTGAATCCTGAGACCTGGAAGGCTCTTTACGCGCATCTCAGAAGGGAGCAGTATCCCGCGATAAATGTGTTCGAAAGAAAGGCTTCGATCCCGTTTCAGATCGATCATTTCGTCAGGTATTTTCAAAACCAGTTCAGACTTTTCGGCGATTATTTTGTCGGACGTGTCAATATTGGCCGCCTCAGCTCTTTTATCCCATTGCTTCTTGGCCTGTACGGGATCATGGCGAATTACCTTCGTGAAAAAAAGACCTGGGCCCTGAATTTCACGAACCTGCTACTCAATTCTGTAGGACTGATCATCTTCCTGAATTTCAGCGACCAGGAGGTCAGAGAGAGGGACTATTTCTACGGAGGAGCGTTCTATCTCTTTGCGATATTCATAGGGATCGGAGCCACCTCGTTTCTCATGCTCCTGCTTGAGCAGGCCAGAAAGACTGCCGGTGATCTGAAGAGATTCGTCGTTCCAGCCGCGATTTTCATCCTGATCTGTTCCATCCTGCCTGCTGGTTATCAGTGGCACAGGCATGACCGCTCCGAATTCTTCATACCCCGCGATTACGCTTACAATATCCTGTGCGGTCTCGAACCTGACGCGATACTGTTTACCAATGGGGACAATGATACATTTCCGCTCTGGTACCTCCAATATGTAGAGGGATTCAGGACCGACGTCAGAGTAGCCAACTTAAGTCTTCTCAATACATCGTGGTATATCAAGCAGGTGCGTGACACCGAGCCGTCCATTCCTCTTGACCTGACTGATGTTGAGATCGAAAGGCTTCGGCCGATCCGTGTGGAAAATGGTGTTCTCTGGACGAAAGACCTCGCGGTAAATCACATAATCAGGGATGTAAACTGGAAACGGCCGATATATTTTGCTGTGACCGTGCCCGGTGACGTATGGGACAGGTATTCGGGCAACCTGGAGATGCAGGGAATGGTAAGGCGGCTGATAGCCGGCAAGGGCAAGTTCATGGTGAACGATTTTATGATAACAAGAAATCTTGAGGAAATATTCGAATTCAGGGGATTCCTCACTGAAGACTGGCAGAGGGATGATTCCCAGTACAGGACCCGCGAAGTGGAAAACATGTTCATAAACTTCTCGGTCGCTGCTTTCCAGGTGGCCCAGAACAGGGCAAAAGACAACCTGCACGGGGAAGCAGTAAAATGGGCCGAGAGGTCATACGTCTTCGGACCCCGATTCGAGTGGCCCAGGAAATATCTGGGAATCTATTATTCCAGGAACAGGCAGTATGACAAGGCGGAGAAACATTATCTCACACTTTTGGCAGAAGAACCATCCAGGGGTGATTACTGGGTAGGTCTTTCATCTGTATACGAGAGTATGGGCGATCTTGAAAGAACGGTCCAGACTCTCGAAGAGGCTTCAAAGTCATCACTTGACCACAGAGACATATTCGGACATGGTTTCCGCATATCAGCGACTCTGGGCAGGAAGGAACAGGCTGTATCATTTGTGCGGCGGTGGCTTGAAGGCCACCCTGAAGATAAAGAATTTCAATCGCTTCTCGATGATATTGACAGGATACTTCAGGATGAGTTCGGGCTGGGTGGGAGTGACGATGATTGACAGGAAAGGATTACTTTGAAGAAAAGAGCAATAGTTACCGGAGCAGCAGGATTTATCGGATCCCACCTGTGTGAGAGGCTTGTCTCGGATGGTTATGATGTGAGTGGCATTGACTGTTTCACTGATTATTATGATCCGGCCAGGAAAAGACAGAATGTAGAGAATCTTCTGAAAAATGACGGTTTTTCACTTGTCGAAGAGGACATCAATTCGTGCGACCTGATTTCAATGTTCGGTGATGCAGACTGTGTCTTTCATCTTGCCGCACAGGCTGGAGTGAGAAGGAGCTGGGGCGCGGAATTCAGCCACTATGTTCAATCGAATGTCCTGGCGACACAGAAGGTCCTCGAGGCGATCAGGGAAGTCGGTGAAACAAGGCTGGTCTATTCAAGCTCGAGCAGTGTCTACGGTGAGACACAGGATCTTCCGATGAAGGAGGACCATCGGCTTCGGCCCATCTCTCCATACGGAGCGACCAAGCTTTCGGGAGAGGATCTCTGCGAACTCTATTATCATAACTATGGTATCAGGTATGCTGCTTTAAGATACTTTACCGTATACGGTCCCCGGCAGCGTCCCGATATGGCGTTCAGCCGGTTTATAACTTCCGCTTTTCAAGGTGGAACCATCGAGGTCTACGGAGATGGAAAACAGACGCGCGATTTCACCTTTGTCTCCGATGCTGTCGAGGCTAATGTGCTCGCCTCGCAATACGATGGGGACGAGAGAGTCTTTAATATCGGCGGTGGAAGCCGTGTTTCGGTCCTGGATGTACTTGAGATCATAGAGAGTGAGACAGGTAAAAAACTGAATGTAGAGTTCACACAGCGGGCACTTGGAGATGTCACCGATACCTGGGCCGACGCTTCGCGGGCTTCTTCAGAACTCGGGTTTTCCCCGAGAATCAGTCTCAGAGAAGGACTTGCGCGGGAAGTCGGATGGTACAGGGAATATCTGGGCGCCTGATCAGGAGGTAATAGCTTGGATTCGACGGGGAAATATTTCATA includes:
- a CDS encoding tetratricopeptide repeat protein; translation: DETKKSITASATPPEVKAMLGREEEKRKRHSTSLIFLIVYLLSLGIGFHLGTVMVYGGIFFMMLMVREKTFSNFELIVFTFGFAVIVADMTLHKQSNLTIIGLVILVILVLWTVMSKGRFALIASLLFFLGISVHLFLLIRSHMNPELDMVDPETWRALYAHLRREQYPPMNVFVRKASPLWQTGQFLRYFVDQFRILGDVKAGPLNIGVLSVVIPTALGLYGIGVNYLRERKTWVLNFTNLAVHTIGMIILLNFSDHEPRERDYFYGPGFYFFSLFIGIGASSMLLMLAGYLRESGRKIARVVIPVGLILIVFSILPARVHWFSHDRSDNWLARDYAYNMLTGCEPDAILITNGDNDTYPLWYIQTVEGYRRDVKVVNRMLLNTSWYVKQLKDQEPGVPIDLTDIEIERLRPVRDSRNGNIIWTYTRVLDHIVRTTNWKRPIYFGVTVPKEVWEMYSDYLEMQGMVRRLVAKKGRYMVNDYQMARNMRDIFEYRGVLTEDGKTETSLYKSIDVTTMYQNYSVATMQLAFNAGRKKEYPEAIDWAERSFAISPAFDWGRKELGIYYMHNRQYDKAIEYFKSQQVRDPDNCDFHLGVAAVYETMGDLDSALDVLALSSDVAIACRDIYTHGFNIAARLGRRTEAKEFVKKWVDLHPEDREMANFYADIDRILDEESARRDSTDSGVEEIPPAGQSR
- a CDS encoding DUF2723 domain-containing protein → MSEKILNRYLGLMVFLVSAVVYIMTMGGTVSFWDSGEFIATSYILGIPHSPGTPLYVLVGRVFSLLPLGISVAQKVNLLSAVSAALGVLMAYISIVYVVRFMFGKATTVAGRIARYAGPLAGSMFLTFSDTYWTDASEAEVYALSSFVIGLCTVLALRWLKNPAGELGEDVRKSILEKTEGARGDVLVEKAEGAKKKDSRNLVLLIIYLLSLGIGFHLGTILVFGGIFIMFLMVRKKSFSNFELIAFTFGFAVIVADMTMHRQSTFTIIGLAVFAILIIWMTMSEGNFVLTATALFVLGISVHLFLYIRSGLDPAIDEVNPETWKALYAHLRREQYPAINVFERKASIPFQIDHFVRYFQNQFRLFGDYFVGRVNIGRLSSFIPLLLGLYGIMANYLREKKTWALNFTNLLLNSVGLIIFLNFSDQEVRERDYFYGGAFYLFAIFIGIGATSFLMLLLEQARKTAGDLKRFVVPAAIFILICSILPAGYQWHRHDRSEFFIPRDYAYNILCGLEPDAILFTNGDNDTFPLWYLQYVEGFRTDVRVANLSLLNTSWYIKQVRDTEPSIPLDLTDVEIERLRPIRVENGVLWTKDLAVNHIIRDVNWKRPIYFAVTVPGDVWDRYSGNLEMQGMVRRLIAGKGKFMVNDFMITRNLEEIFEFRGFLTEDWQRDDSQYRTREVENMFINFSVAAFQVAQNRAKDNLHGEAVKWAERSYVFGPRFEWPRKYLGIYYSRNRQYDKAEKHYLTLLAEEPSRGDYWVGLSSVYESMGDLERTVQTLEEASKSSLDHRDIFGHGFRISATLGRKEQAVSFVRRWLEGHPEDKEFQSLLDDIDRILQDEFGLGGSDDD
- a CDS encoding GDP-mannose 4,6-dehydratase, whose amino-acid sequence is MKKRAIVTGAAGFIGSHLCERLVSDGYDVSGIDCFTDYYDPARKRQNVENLLKNDGFSLVEEDINSCDLISMFGDADCVFHLAAQAGVRRSWGAEFSHYVQSNVLATQKVLEAIREVGETRLVYSSSSSVYGETQDLPMKEDHRLRPISPYGATKLSGEDLCELYYHNYGIRYAALRYFTVYGPRQRPDMAFSRFITSAFQGGTIEVYGDGKQTRDFTFVSDAVEANVLASQYDGDERVFNIGGGSRVSVLDVLEIIESETGKKLNVEFTQRALGDVTDTWADASRASSELGFSPRISLREGLAREVGWYREYLGA